One Rhododendron vialii isolate Sample 1 chromosome 2a, ASM3025357v1 genomic region harbors:
- the LOC131317140 gene encoding inactive protein kinase SELMODRAFT_444075-like, with protein sequence MVVGANIRGEKFWRKKLWRTNEELIGMVHICELGLVSLSSFFGKSLITEYCMHIFVFQLKQSSNLSIRFHGALDCFCAPRKTEPHIASLINMCKGVLDSLFFGDTCGFCKKFGLIKKGPIIHSFWADRIYTNSTNDLKGSIGYIPPEYGMGEKPSMAGDVYSYGITLLELLTGNSSNHESSTADLSLKKWVQMAFATNVDQVLDPGLVPINCSDVQSITSES encoded by the exons ATGGTGGTGGGTGCGAATATTCGGGGAGagaaattttggaggaaaaaattatGGAGAACAAATGAAGAATTGATTGGAATG GTACACATTTGCGAATTGGGtctcgtttctctctcttcattcttCGGAAAATCTCTCATAACAGAG TACTGTATGCATATCTTTGTTTTTCAACTCAAGCAGTCATCAAATCTTTCAATTCGATTCCAC GGAGCCTTGGATTGCTTTTGCGCACCTCG CAAGACTGAACCACATATTGCTTCTCTTATTAACATGTGTAAGGGCGTACtggattctttgttttttggagatACATGTGGCTTTTGTAAGAAATTTGGG TTAATTAAAAAAGGTCCAATTATACACTCCTTTTGGGCTGATCGAATTTATACTAACTCTACAAATGACTTGAAGGGCTCCATTGGCTACATACCTCCAG AATATGGTATGGGAGAGAAACCATCGATGGCTGGAGATGTGTACAGTTACGGAATCACGTTGCTGGAGCTTTTAACTGGAAACAGCTCTAATCATGAGAGTTCCACAGCAGATTTAAGCTTGAAGAAATGGGTGCAAATGGCATTCGCAACCAATGTAGATCAAGTGTTGGATCCTGGTCTGGTGCCAATCAATTGTAGTGATGTTCAATCCATTACTTCAGAGTCATAG